Proteins encoded within one genomic window of Bradyrhizobium sp. AZCC 1719:
- a CDS encoding 2-dehydro-3-deoxygalactonokinase, with the protein MSEAAYVAVDWGTSSFRLWLVGRAGNVLGERRSHEGMMAAGKLGFATVLQSHLKAVGAADGLPVVICGMAGARQGWVEAGYVETPARLASILKQAVVVPGQDRDIRILPGIAQRDPKAPDVMRGEETQLLGALGADAADDALVCMPGTHSKWVTASRGTVERFATFMTGELFDVVSRETILSHAVAGADEAEDVETFKSAVVAAFEAPAFAANLLFQVRSGQLLYGGKPSSAREKISGTLIGLELAAGLAGEAPKEAPKAGITLVASGRLQMLYQLAFDTVSVPVRSIGAEDAVRRGLAMAAHSIWNV; encoded by the coding sequence ATGAGCGAGGCTGCATATGTTGCGGTCGATTGGGGCACGAGCAGTTTTCGGCTTTGGCTGGTCGGCCGGGCCGGCAACGTGCTGGGGGAGCGGCGCAGCCACGAAGGCATGATGGCGGCAGGCAAGCTTGGCTTCGCAACCGTACTGCAATCGCATCTAAAAGCCGTCGGTGCCGCGGATGGGTTGCCCGTTGTCATCTGCGGCATGGCCGGCGCGCGGCAGGGGTGGGTCGAAGCCGGCTATGTCGAGACGCCGGCGCGGCTTGCATCGATCCTGAAGCAGGCCGTCGTGGTGCCGGGACAGGACCGTGACATCCGCATCCTCCCGGGAATAGCACAACGAGACCCCAAGGCGCCGGACGTCATGCGGGGCGAGGAAACACAGTTGCTCGGCGCCTTGGGCGCGGACGCGGCTGACGACGCGCTCGTCTGCATGCCGGGCACCCATTCGAAATGGGTCACGGCGAGTAGAGGGACCGTCGAGCGCTTCGCCACGTTCATGACGGGCGAGCTGTTCGACGTCGTGTCGCGCGAAACGATCCTGTCCCACGCGGTGGCCGGCGCCGATGAAGCGGAAGATGTCGAGACATTCAAGTCAGCGGTCGTTGCCGCCTTTGAGGCGCCAGCGTTCGCTGCCAATCTGTTGTTCCAGGTGCGATCGGGTCAACTCCTCTACGGCGGCAAGCCATCCTCGGCCCGCGAAAAAATATCGGGCACGCTCATCGGTCTTGAACTGGCGGCGGGGCTCGCCGGCGAAGCTCCCAAGGAAGCTCCCAAGGCGGGCATCACGCTGGTGGCGTCAGGAAGGCTCCAGATGCTCTACCAATTGGCGTTTGACACGGTCTCCGTTCCTGTCCGATCAATCGGTGCCGAGGATGCGGTCCGGCGCGGCCTTGCAATGGCCGCTCACTCGATTTGGAACGTATGA
- a CDS encoding VCBS domain-containing protein, with translation MLVGSHAETGNERKAAAAPLPQAIGNVQTAAGFGTLRRATCTSAQATVGDPQTRAHAGRFGMLWLTALTFSLVKEVKAADPDVTFLDDGNIAYKDLEHGAFELVTKEVIPRRFLVDDPGQTIILRSQGSTISVNQSTNSAARMAELQAAQQEALATYEKGLGSTGSSTPPPLERLPVQPINFIQIDGSTPKQDLPPLPAVILASAPEMIIGQLPPPPPTPPTLNAVAGPTEIDTTVFDVFTATSGAFVASSPNPDATLTFGISGGTPGSTVIDGVTYDVSNAGPYGTLYVDSTTGAYTFVPDNDAINALTEPTTTDFTITVSDGTLSANQTFTIAINGANDAATISGATNGTVTEASGLANTAPGTPSATGTLTSADVDNAPDTFTAVSTPTASTRGFGTFTMTTAGVWAYSIDQANSTVQALNVGDTLTDTFTVTTIDGTAQVVTVTINGANDAAVISGATTGSVIEDSGAKCDEPTVTGTLTATDVDNAPGFTAVDCPTASDAGYGSFTMTADGVWTYELDDSNCTVQALDEGDTLTDTFTATTIDGTEQVITVTIHGASDADPNDFDYLATGKAVICDPPYVYGTPGSDSIAGGGHHGQIVYGGAGNDTINGTGKCDLIYAGSGDDTVKGNDGDDRIYGGSGSDTINANNGCDTIIGGYGADKLTGGNGGDCFIYLSAADSRAGRFDVITDFRSGSDRIDLTALGALAFLALTSTSQAVPAHTIAWFYDSATNQTILYVNPTDQTLDIGDSTLLEIRLEGFVAIQASDFVPEPTEAPVVIATEAISPELVATAETDAAATTLAADASLDGADDDGAQNNIEGWTLRTAGSDSFDFSRLDESPTQTASSPGDDEAIAPTSGPSIEPQRVHVTASADHGLTLDQTEAIDTSVHSTCVVLNGNSDTSQRIDHHRTSNGDDWFASSHNDWSFNTKSHFSAQWSSEDHGRHDDHTKDAWKGNGHGHHSSSGKHDTGSKHGASDGEPLPAYVAFGSAVHTHEHSFHFKLGHHGHGAPTSEPSVIPESAQATEITSSKHHSSDNLKSHWFDSFDNNADHAWSGAGTHAPHDLIV, from the coding sequence ATGCTCGTCGGGTCCCACGCCGAAACTGGGAACGAACGTAAGGCCGCTGCGGCCCCGCTTCCCCAAGCTATTGGCAACGTTCAGACCGCGGCCGGCTTCGGCACCCTCAGGCGCGCGACCTGCACTTCCGCTCAAGCCACAGTCGGCGATCCGCAAACTCGCGCGCATGCCGGCAGGTTCGGCATGCTGTGGCTCACGGCACTGACTTTCTCGCTTGTGAAGGAGGTCAAGGCCGCCGACCCTGACGTCACGTTCCTGGACGACGGCAATATCGCATACAAGGACCTCGAGCATGGCGCATTCGAGCTGGTCACCAAGGAGGTGATCCCTCGACGCTTCCTCGTCGACGATCCCGGACAGACCATCATCCTGCGTTCGCAGGGGTCCACGATCAGCGTCAATCAGAGCACGAACTCCGCTGCTCGAATGGCCGAACTGCAGGCAGCCCAGCAGGAGGCGCTTGCCACCTACGAGAAGGGTCTGGGGTCGACGGGATCGAGCACGCCGCCTCCCCTCGAGCGCCTGCCTGTGCAACCGATCAATTTCATTCAGATCGATGGCTCTACCCCGAAGCAGGATTTGCCTCCTTTGCCCGCGGTGATCCTCGCATCAGCCCCGGAGATGATTATCGGACAACTTCCGCCCCCGCCGCCGACTCCACCGACGCTGAACGCAGTGGCCGGACCGACCGAAATCGACACCACGGTCTTTGACGTCTTCACCGCGACAAGCGGCGCTTTCGTTGCCAGCAGTCCCAACCCAGACGCTACTTTGACATTCGGCATTAGCGGGGGAACGCCCGGCAGCACCGTCATCGACGGGGTGACGTACGATGTATCGAACGCTGGTCCCTACGGCACGCTTTACGTCGACAGCACGACCGGCGCCTATACGTTCGTTCCCGACAATGACGCGATCAACGCGCTTACAGAGCCCACGACCACGGACTTCACGATCACTGTTTCCGACGGGACGCTCTCGGCCAATCAAACTTTCACGATTGCCATCAACGGCGCCAACGACGCGGCCACCATCTCCGGCGCGACCAACGGCACGGTGACCGAGGCCAGCGGCCTCGCCAACACTGCGCCCGGCACGCCGAGCGCCACCGGCACGCTCACCAGCGCCGACGTCGACAATGCGCCCGATACTTTCACCGCGGTCAGTACTCCGACCGCGAGCACGCGCGGCTTTGGTACATTCACGATGACGACGGCTGGCGTTTGGGCCTATTCCATCGACCAGGCCAACAGCACGGTGCAGGCGCTCAATGTAGGCGACACGCTGACCGACACCTTCACAGTTACCACCATCGACGGCACCGCGCAGGTGGTCACGGTCACCATCAACGGCGCCAACGACGCGGCAGTCATTTCCGGGGCCACAACGGGCTCCGTGATCGAGGACAGCGGCGCCAAATGCGACGAGCCTACGGTAACCGGCACACTCACCGCTACCGATGTCGACAACGCGCCTGGTTTTACGGCGGTCGACTGCCCGACGGCCAGCGATGCCGGCTACGGCAGCTTCACGATGACGGCCGACGGCGTGTGGACGTATGAGCTAGATGACAGCAACTGCACGGTGCAGGCGCTCGACGAAGGCGACACGCTGACCGACACCTTCACGGCGACCACCATCGATGGCACGGAACAAGTGATAACGGTCACCATCCACGGCGCCAGCGATGCCGACCCTAATGATTTCGACTACCTCGCTACGGGGAAAGCCGTGATATGCGATCCGCCGTATGTCTACGGAACTCCCGGAAGCGACAGCATTGCGGGCGGCGGCCATCATGGTCAGATCGTTTATGGAGGCGCCGGTAACGACACCATCAACGGCACCGGTAAATGCGACCTTATCTACGCCGGCTCCGGCGATGATACGGTCAAGGGCAACGATGGGGACGACAGGATCTACGGAGGCTCGGGAAGCGATACGATCAACGCCAACAATGGCTGCGACACCATTATCGGCGGATATGGCGCGGACAAACTCACAGGCGGCAATGGTGGGGATTGTTTCATTTATTTGTCCGCAGCGGATTCCCGTGCAGGCCGGTTCGACGTTATCACCGATTTCAGATCGGGGTCTGACAGGATCGATCTCACGGCTCTCGGAGCGCTTGCTTTTCTGGCGCTGACGTCCACAAGCCAAGCCGTACCGGCACATACGATCGCCTGGTTCTACGATAGCGCGACGAATCAGACCATTCTGTACGTCAATCCGACCGATCAGACCCTCGATATCGGCGATTCCACTCTGCTGGAAATTCGCCTGGAGGGATTTGTAGCCATTCAGGCATCGGATTTCGTCCCCGAGCCGACGGAGGCGCCGGTCGTGATCGCCACCGAGGCTATCAGTCCCGAGCTGGTGGCGACGGCGGAAACCGACGCGGCTGCCACGACGCTCGCCGCCGATGCTTCACTTGACGGGGCCGATGACGACGGCGCGCAGAACAACATCGAAGGCTGGACGCTGCGAACAGCCGGAAGCGACAGCTTCGACTTTTCCCGCTTGGACGAATCGCCGACGCAAACGGCAAGCAGCCCCGGTGACGATGAAGCGATCGCCCCGACAAGCGGACCTTCGATCGAACCCCAGCGGGTTCATGTTACGGCATCAGCGGACCATGGCCTCACGCTGGATCAGACCGAGGCGATCGATACCAGCGTGCACAGTACGTGCGTCGTGCTGAACGGCAATAGCGACACCTCGCAGCGGATCGACCACCATCGCACGTCGAACGGCGACGACTGGTTCGCATCATCTCACAACGATTGGTCTTTCAATACCAAGAGCCACTTCAGCGCTCAGTGGAGCAGCGAAGATCACGGGCGGCACGACGATCACACGAAGGACGCCTGGAAGGGCAACGGACACGGTCACCATTCGAGTTCAGGCAAGCATGATACTGGGTCCAAGCACGGAGCCTCTGACGGTGAACCGCTACCTGCCTATGTAGCATTTGGCTCAGCGGTGCACACGCATGAACACTCCTTCCACTTCAAGCTCGGTCACCACGGACACGGCGCACCAACCAGCGAGCCGTCGGTGATCCCAGAGTCAGCACAAGCGACTGAAATCACTTCGTCAAAGCATCATTCGTCGGACAATTTGAAGTCTCACTGGTTTGATAGCTTCGATAACAATGCGGACCATGCGTGGAGCGGCGCCGGCACCCACGCGCCGCATGATCTGATCGTGTGA
- a CDS encoding Bug family tripartite tricarboxylate transporter substrate binding protein, whose protein sequence is MINLPFRRAIAGLGLLIAALSPQAHAQSSAKTVTLVVPFAAGGGTDTVARLIGERMSRTLGQTVIIENVVGGGSALANDRVARSAPDGTTILINHVALLAAPSLFTNLRYDTKAAFEPVGLVNNAPMVLIGRKSIPGAGPKDFVDWIKAQRDKANFAHGGLGTNSHLCAVMMGNVLGFKPTVAAYRGSAPAISDLLAGQIDLLWDQVTNALPQIQAGTLHGIAITSPQRLEQLKDVPTTAELGMPEVSYSMWHGLYVAKGTPKETVGALNSALRAALADPPLLEKLKQLGTLPFPENELSPEAHARLFASDLTRVAKLVESSGIKASEAK, encoded by the coding sequence GTGATCAATTTGCCCTTCAGACGTGCAATCGCGGGCCTTGGCCTGCTGATTGCGGCACTCTCGCCGCAGGCGCACGCGCAATCGTCCGCCAAGACGGTGACGCTGGTGGTGCCCTTTGCGGCCGGCGGCGGCACCGACACCGTCGCGCGCCTGATCGGCGAGCGGATGTCGCGCACGCTCGGCCAGACCGTCATTATCGAGAACGTTGTGGGAGGAGGCAGCGCGCTGGCCAATGATCGCGTGGCTCGATCGGCGCCCGACGGCACCACGATCCTCATCAATCACGTCGCGCTGCTTGCGGCGCCCAGCCTGTTCACCAACCTGCGCTACGATACCAAAGCGGCGTTTGAGCCGGTCGGCCTCGTCAACAACGCACCGATGGTTCTGATCGGCCGCAAGTCGATCCCCGGCGCGGGACCAAAGGACTTTGTGGACTGGATCAAGGCGCAACGCGACAAGGCGAACTTCGCGCATGGCGGCCTCGGGACCAACAGTCATTTGTGCGCCGTGATGATGGGCAATGTGCTCGGCTTCAAGCCCACAGTCGCAGCCTATCGCGGATCGGCACCGGCCATCTCCGATCTGCTGGCGGGGCAGATCGATCTTTTGTGGGATCAGGTGACCAACGCGCTGCCGCAGATTCAGGCCGGAACGCTGCACGGCATCGCCATCACCTCGCCGCAACGGCTTGAACAGTTGAAGGACGTGCCGACCACCGCCGAGCTTGGCATGCCCGAGGTCAGCTATTCGATGTGGCATGGGCTCTACGTCGCGAAGGGCACGCCCAAGGAAACCGTCGGCGCGCTGAATTCGGCGCTCCGTGCGGCACTGGCCGACCCGCCCCTGCTGGAGAAGCTGAAGCAGCTTGGAACTCTGCCGTTTCCCGAAAACGAGCTGTCGCCCGAGGCGCACGCGCGCCTGTTCGCCAGCGATCTGACGCGGGTGGCCAAGCTCGTTGAAAGCTCGGGAATCAAGGCGAGCGAAGCGAAGTAA
- a CDS encoding tetratricopeptide repeat protein, whose protein sequence is MLLLGSLAAAQSPKKSDYLENVTLCNGSDRTSLAVRINGCTAFIDSGQGTTKALAIAYNNRGNAHTAKGDLDRALPDFDQSIKLDPTNAKPFNNRGAAYLRKGEYDLALKSLDEAIKLDPNYARAFVNRAGVFLKKHEYDRAARDYDEAIRLEPNLEAAWSGRCWTRAILGSLQAALEDCNKVLQSWPNDAATYDSRGLIHLKMGEAAAAINDFSAALRFDSKLASAFYGRGLARLKSGDKAGGDADISAAKTLRAGIDDDFMRYGVRGGN, encoded by the coding sequence TTGTTGCTGCTCGGGTCACTGGCTGCCGCGCAGAGTCCCAAGAAGAGCGACTATCTCGAGAACGTTACGTTGTGCAACGGTTCGGATCGCACGTCGCTTGCGGTCCGGATCAATGGTTGTACCGCATTCATCGATTCCGGCCAGGGCACGACGAAGGCCCTTGCGATTGCCTATAACAATCGTGGCAACGCCCATACGGCAAAAGGAGACCTTGACCGCGCTCTCCCGGATTTCGATCAATCGATCAAGCTCGATCCGACTAACGCAAAACCCTTCAACAACCGCGGCGCAGCTTACTTGAGGAAGGGAGAGTACGACCTCGCCCTCAAATCTCTTGACGAAGCGATCAAGCTCGACCCGAATTACGCCAGAGCTTTCGTCAACAGGGCCGGGGTCTTCCTGAAAAAACACGAGTACGATCGCGCAGCGCGAGATTACGACGAGGCAATTCGTCTTGAGCCCAATCTGGAAGCCGCGTGGAGCGGACGCTGCTGGACCCGGGCCATCCTCGGCTCGTTGCAGGCGGCGCTTGAGGACTGCAACAAGGTGCTTCAGTCATGGCCGAACGACGCCGCCACATATGACTCGCGCGGACTGATTCACTTGAAGATGGGGGAAGCTGCCGCGGCGATCAATGATTTCAGTGCCGCGCTACGCTTCGATTCCAAGTTGGCGAGTGCGTTCTATGGGCGCGGGCTTGCCAGGCTCAAGAGCGGCGACAAGGCTGGCGGCGACGCCGATATTTCCGCAGCGAAGACGCTGCGGGCCGGAATCGATGACGACTTCATGCGTTATGGCGTGCGTGGCGGCAACTAG
- a CDS encoding Bug family tripartite tricarboxylate transporter substrate binding protein — protein sequence MKSRVVRYALFTVLAAVSAVAGQAQAQSWPEKPITFIVPFAAGGGTDAFARPLAAQLDTQLGKRVLIENRAGAGGTVGASAASKAAPDGYTFFMGAAHHAIAPSLYPNLDYNFEKDFIAVALVARPPQVVVVNPEKVAAKTLAEFITFAKANPGKLNYGSAGAGTTHHLAGELFKILTKTNLQHVPYRGAGPAMQDLIAGHVPVVFDGLGSSAGPMRAGQLRALAVAAPKRVPAFPDLPTAAEAGLPGYEVSTWYGLFAPKNTPPAIVEQMAKEMQKAMQTPAIKEAWERNGSDVPDVAGPAFAKMVSSEVERWRKVATEANVKLD from the coding sequence GTGAAGTCAAGAGTTGTCCGGTACGCCCTGTTTACGGTTCTGGCGGCGGTATCCGCCGTGGCCGGCCAGGCCCAAGCCCAGTCATGGCCGGAGAAGCCGATCACCTTCATCGTGCCGTTCGCGGCCGGCGGCGGTACCGATGCCTTTGCCCGCCCGCTCGCGGCTCAGCTCGACACGCAGTTGGGCAAGCGCGTGCTGATCGAAAACCGCGCGGGTGCCGGCGGCACCGTCGGCGCTTCCGCGGCGTCGAAGGCGGCGCCCGACGGCTACACCTTCTTCATGGGTGCGGCGCATCACGCCATTGCCCCGTCGCTCTATCCCAACCTCGACTACAACTTCGAGAAGGATTTTATTGCGGTGGCGCTGGTCGCGCGGCCGCCGCAGGTGGTGGTCGTCAATCCGGAAAAGGTTGCCGCCAAAACGCTGGCCGAGTTCATCACTTTCGCCAAAGCCAATCCGGGCAAATTGAACTATGGCTCCGCAGGCGCCGGCACCACGCATCATCTCGCGGGCGAACTGTTCAAGATTCTGACCAAGACCAACCTTCAGCACGTCCCGTATCGCGGGGCCGGCCCCGCGATGCAGGATCTCATCGCCGGCCACGTGCCTGTTGTCTTCGACGGGCTCGGCTCGTCGGCAGGACCGATGAGGGCCGGGCAGTTGCGGGCGCTGGCCGTCGCTGCGCCAAAACGCGTGCCCGCATTCCCGGATCTTCCGACCGCCGCCGAAGCGGGCCTTCCCGGCTATGAAGTATCGACCTGGTACGGCCTGTTCGCGCCGAAGAACACGCCGCCGGCGATTGTCGAGCAGATGGCCAAGGAGATGCAGAAGGCCATGCAGACGCCCGCCATCAAGGAAGCCTGGGAGCGCAACGGCTCCGACGTTCCTGATGTCGCCGGCCCTGCGTTCGCGAAAATGGTGTCGTCGGAAGTCGAACGCTGGCGCAAGGTCGCGACCGAAGCGAACGTGAAGCTGGATTAG
- a CDS encoding FecR family protein → MCTRAIAILATGLVLATAGLFAGPAHAQRDSARPAVQDLASKPIGKIVVATGSVTIERAGAAVIQASTAGQLGEAKVGDLVYQGDVVATGADGRVGINFTDGTSFNLSNNARMALSEFVYDPKSASNSTLFSLTKGTFTFVAGQVAKTGDMKVDTPVATMGIRGTTPRVEISDDGTVRFSTLIEEGKSKGPRKPGAPAAQRPEQQPYPKSNLNICRGC, encoded by the coding sequence ATGTGCACGCGTGCGATTGCCATATTGGCGACAGGTCTCGTGCTGGCGACAGCCGGGCTTTTCGCCGGGCCGGCTCACGCGCAACGCGATTCCGCCAGGCCCGCCGTTCAGGATCTCGCGTCAAAACCAATTGGAAAAATTGTCGTCGCGACGGGTTCAGTCACCATTGAACGTGCGGGTGCAGCGGTCATTCAGGCGAGCACCGCAGGTCAGCTTGGTGAGGCGAAGGTCGGTGATCTCGTCTATCAGGGCGATGTCGTCGCGACCGGCGCTGACGGGCGGGTCGGTATCAACTTCACTGACGGCACTTCCTTCAATCTGTCGAACAACGCGCGCATGGCGTTGAGCGAGTTCGTGTACGATCCAAAGAGTGCGTCCAACTCGACCTTGTTCAGTCTGACCAAGGGCACCTTCACTTTTGTCGCGGGCCAAGTCGCGAAAACCGGGGATATGAAGGTCGATACCCCGGTTGCGACCATGGGTATTCGCGGCACCACGCCACGCGTCGAAATTTCGGATGACGGGACAGTCAGATTCTCGACCCTCATTGAAGAAGGCAAGAGCAAGGGCCCACGAAAGCCGGGAGCACCAGCGGCACAGCGACCCGAGCAACAGCCGTATCCAAAATCAAATCTGAACATCTGTCGGGGATGCTAG